The Arachis hypogaea cultivar Tifrunner chromosome 14, arahy.Tifrunner.gnm2.J5K5, whole genome shotgun sequence genome has a segment encoding these proteins:
- the LOC112741372 gene encoding cell division control protein 48 homolog C, which translates to MGRRNGGRSLHGTLRRRLESCKSSHSTVDDIVNHLRSTYPDYQRTKHQALTRLVQQVLEPRSKHATKVSAKRSGHDGDEESGRSALRKRQKRVDEGETQGSASSSSASSLSASGSSSSEDDDGSTVSVSTSEDAKYREKYEPAVDLMKTMLRKAYTPTKDDSARKMKHVVQDKNVEMEVANSDKATNEICAKNGGGGKVKAALNLKDGGGSFVKVKAGPRLSDLGGMKDLLETLVQEVIVPWYYPELPRKLCRTPTTGILLHGPPGCGKTTLAHAIANATRVPFYPISATELVSGVSGASEENIRELFAKAHRTAPSIVFIDEIDSIASKRDNLQREMEKRIVTQLLACMDQSSRCMQSANDSDSSNVNPSYVLVIGATNRPDALDSALRRPGRFDREFVLGIPDESSREHILSLLTRNLPLQGSLDLKDIARSTPGYVGADLAALITGACNLAMKRIISKRIGKHETIDLEDWWRWGEPWPLEDMDKLVYTMSDFQEALKIVQPSLKREGFSSIPDEKWEDVGGLDYLRKEFKNRIIRPIKYPEVYQASRFANQTGILLFGPPGCGKTLIAKAVANEAGVNFIHIKGPELLNKFVGESEREVRLQFSRARACSPCILFFDEVDALATKRGAEGGSGIERVVDQLLIELDGAGKRQNVFVIGATNRPDRMDEALLRPGRFGKLLYVPLPSADQRFSILKAHLRKEPVDPTVDLRAIAEACENFSGADLAELVDETTRAALDEKFTPVEEALNSVEASSDYTCKPRHFDIALSNVFPSVSPAKRRRYERLAKRFKASRGS; encoded by the exons ATGGGGAGAAGAAACGGGGGAAGGTCACTGCATGGAACCCTCCGCCGTCGGCTGGAGTCGTGCAAGTCCAGTCACTCCACTGTCGATGATATCGTTAACCACCTCCGCTCCACTTACCCCGATTACCAACGCACCAAGCACCAAGCCCTCACTCGATTAGTTCAACAAGTCCTCGAGCCACGTTCCAAACACGCGACCAAAGTCTCTGCCAAGCGCAGCGGCCACGATGGCGACGAAGAAAGTGGTCGAAGCGCGCTCCGAAAGAGACAGAAGAGAGTCGACGAAGGTGAAACTCAGGGTTCTGCATCTTCGTCCTCTGCTTCAAGCTTGAGCGCGTCTGGGAGCAGCAGCAGTGAGGATGATGATGGCAGCACAGTGTCTGTTTCGACATCGGAGGACGCAAAATACCGGGAGAAGTACGAACCTGCTGTCGATTTGATGAAGACGATGCTGCGGAAAGCGTATACTCCCACGAAGGATGATAGTGCGAGGAagatgaaacacgtcgtgcaagaTAAGAACGTTGAAATGGAGGTCGCCAATAGTGACAAGGCTACTAATGAGATTTGTGCTAAGAATGGAGGCGGAGGCAAAGTGAAGGCGGCTTTGAATTTGAAGGATGGTGGTGGCAGCTTTGTTAAGGTGAAGGCAGGACCTAGGTTAAGTGATTTGGGTGGGATGAAGGATCTTCTGGAAACGCTGGTGCAAGAAGTGATTGTTCCATGGTATTATCCTGAGCTTCCAAGAAAGCTATGTCGTACTCCTACTACTGGAATCTTGCTGCATGGGCCACCCGGTTGTGGCAAGACCACACTGGCTCACGCCATAGCAAATGCGACCCGTGTTCCCTTCTATCCGATATCAGCTACTGAGTTGGTTTCTGGAGTATCGG GTGCATCTGAAGAGAATATCAGAGAGCTTTTCGCTAAAGCGCATCGGACTGCCCCATCAATCGTCTTCATTGATGAGATTGATTCAATTGCTTCGAAAAGAGACAATTTACAGCGAGAGATGGAGAAAAGAATTGTTACACAGTTACTTGCCTGCATGGATCAATCAAGTAGGTGTATGCAATCCGCTAATGATTCGGACAGTTCTAATGTTAATCCTAGCTATGTTCTTGTAATTGGAGCTACAAATAGGCCTGATGCTCTTGACTCGGCCTTGAGAAGGCCTGGGCGGTTTGATCGGGAGTTTGTTCTTGGCATTCCTGATGAATCGTCGAGAGAACATATCCTCTCTTTGCTCACTCGCAATCTTCCACTTCAGGGTTCATTGGATCTAAAAGACATAGCCAGGTCTACACCAGGATATGTCGGTGCTGATTTGGCAGCCTTGATTACGGGGGCGTGTAATTTGGCCATGAAGAGAATTATTTCCAAAAGGATAGGGAAACATGAGACAATTGATCTTGAAGACTGGTGGAGGTGGGGCGAACCTTGGCCTCTTGAAGATATGGATAAGCTTGTCTACACAATGTCTGATTTCCAG GAAGCTTTGAAAATTGTGCAACCTTCATTAAAAAGAGAGGGCTTCTCATCCATTCCCGATGAGAAATGGGAAGATGTTGGCGGCCTTGATTATTTAAGGAAGgagtttaaaaatagaataataaggcCGATAAAATATCCTGAGGTTTATCAG GCATCTAGGTTTGCAAATCAGACGGGAATTTTGCTTTTTGGGCCCCCTGGTTGTGGTAAAACTCTTATTGCCAAAGCTGTTGCCAATGAGGCAGGagttaattttattcatattaag GGGCCTGAGCTCTTAAATAAATTTGTTGGAGAAAGTGAGCGAGAAGTTCGACTGCAGTTTAGTCGGGCAAGGGCATGCTCACCCTGTATATTATTTTTTGATGAG GTGGATGCTTTGGCAACCAAACGTGGTGCAGAAGGTGGATCAGGCATTGAACGAGTAGTGGATCAG TTACTAATTGAGCTAGACGGTGCGGGGAAACGCCAAAATGTTTTTGTCATTGGTGCAACAAATAG GCCTGATAGGATGGATGAGGCTCTCCTCCGTCCTGGTAGATTTGGTAAACTACTTTACGTTCCTCTGCCAAGCGCTGACCAGCGGTTTTCAATATTGAAAGCTCATTTAAGGAAGGAGCCTGTTGATCCTACTGTGGATCTGAGAGCCATAGCTGAAGCGTGTGAAAATTTTAGTGGTGCAGACCTTGCTGAATTG GTGGATGAAACAACTCGTGCTGCTCTTGATGAGAAATTCACCCCAGTTGAAGAAGCTTTGAACTCAGTTGAAGCTTCTAGTGATTATACTTGCAAGCCAAGACATTTTGATATAGCACTTAGTAATGTCTTTCCCTCTGTGTCTCCGGCG AAAAGGCGTAGGTATGAGCGCTTGGCAAAGCGTTTTAAAGCATCACGAGGATCATGA
- the LOC112741371 gene encoding uncharacterized protein, whose translation MATTIYLIFLNILLFATLIRSSYSDDEKPRPPTFKRPPPPTWYRPISRPPPPPPIKKPRPPISKRPPPPPWFRSRPPPPPPPPKKKPRPPTSKRPPPPPKKKPRPPTSKRPPPPPWYRSRPPPPPPVKISPPPPPFLVSQPPPPPPSPSSVDRPPPPPPPPPPILSQPPPPSPNPPSSPPNFRPPPPRINTSSSPSFSPKQPPKKSPPSPPLSPTQPPKTNPPSSPPISSTPPPKTNPPSSAPLSSVPPPKTNVSSSPYISPVQPPNTNSSSPPLSPMQPPRTIPSSPPISPSLSPKINPPSTPPLSPVSPPKTNVSSSPFISPVQPPNTNSSSPPLSSMEPPKTTPPSSPPISPTLPPKINPPSSPLFSPIPPSKINPPTSPPISLVNDTYPPSSPPLSPIQPPKTTPPSSPPISPILPPKINPPSSPPLTLIPPPEINPPSSPPAFPVYPPNAYPPSSPPLSPTQPPRTTPPSSPPISPILPPKINPPSSPPLSPIPPPEINPPSSPPVSPVYPPNTYPPSSPPLSPMQPPRTTPPSSPPISPILPPKINPPSSPPFSPIPPSERNPPSSPPVSPVYPPNTYPPSSPPLSPMKPPRTTPPSSPPISPILPPKINPPSSPPFSPIPPPEINPPFLPPVSPVYPPNRYPPSSPPLPPMQPPRTTPPSSPPISPILPPKINPPSSPPLSPIPPPEINPPSSPPVSPIYPPNTNPPSSPPLSPMQPPRTTPPSSPPISPILPPKINPPSSPPLSPIPPPEINPPFSPPVSPIYPPNTNPPSSPPLSPMQPPRTTPPSSPPISPILPPKINPPSSPPLSPIPPPEINPPSLPPVSPVYPPNAYPPSSPPLSPMQPPRTTPPSSPPISRILPPKINPPSSPPFSPIPPPERNPPSSPPVSPIYPPNTYPPSSPPLSPMKPPRTTPPSSPPISPILPPKINPPSSPPLSPIPPPEINPPSSPPVSPVYPPNTYPPSSPPLPPMQPPRTTPPSSPPISPILPPKINPPSSPPFSPIPPPERNPPSSPPVSPIYPPNTNPPSPPLSPMQPPRTTPPLSPPISPILPPKINPPSSPPFSPIPPPERNSPSSPPVSPVYPPNTYPPSSPPLSPMKPPRTTPPSSPPISPILPPKINPPSSPPFSPIPPPEINPPSSPPVSPVYPPNTYPPSSPPLPPMQPPRTTPPSSLPISPILPPKINPPSSPPLSPIPPPEINPPSSPPVSPVYPPNTNPPSSPPLSPMQPPRTTPPSSPPISPILPPKINPPSSPPLSPIPPPEINPPSLPPVSPVYPPNAYPPSSPPLSPMHPPRTTHPSYPPISPILPPKINPPSSPPFSPIPPPDINPPSLSPVSPVYPPNTYPPSSPPLSPVPPPKTNVSSSPYISPVQPPNTNSSFPPLSPMQPPRTTPPSSPPISPILPPKINPPSSPPLSPIPPPKINPPSTPLLSPPKTQPPSSPPISPILPPKTNPPSSPSLSPTPPPKVNPPSSPPKITPLPPSLPPPIVTPPPPPSPIVTLPPPPPLVVTPSSPPLPPLLPPISTFPPPPPPILTQPTPPPIVIISPPLPPPPHLTLPPLSPPVLTEPSPPPIVTPLSPSPPPPVVTQPPPPPIVTPPPLSPPSPPPIITPPPSSPPPPIVIPPLPPPIVTPPPLPPPVLTPPPPPPSPPIITPPLFSPPPLIVIPPPPPPVLTPPPLPLPPPPIKIPPPPPPIIILPPPPPPPPPELSLPPPPPARIESPPPPPKTCSINTFKLGICSKLVNPYRKYVFSNRIISHLCCSQFHGLDNYEAALCLCKSIKSKLLGIPFVDTRLYLKMVMRTCGLKVPRNFRCTRYY comes from the coding sequence ATGGCCACCACAATCTATCTGATTTTCTTGAACATCCTCCTATTTGCTACTCTGATTAGAAGCTCCTACTCGGACGACGAAAAACCTCGTCCTCCAACATTTAAACGACCACCACCACCTACTTGGTATCGACCAATATCACGGCCACCGCCACCACCTCCTATAAAAAAACCTCGTCCTCCAATATCCAAacgaccaccaccacctccttgGTTTCGATCACgaccaccgccaccgccaccacctcccaagaaaaaacctcgtccTCCAACATCCAAACGACCACCACCACCGCCTAAGAAAAAACCTCGTCCTCCAACTTCCAAacgaccaccaccacctccttgGTATCGATCACGACCACCGCCACCACCTCCCGTGAAAATAtcaccgccaccgccaccatTTCTTGTGTCTCAACCACCCCCGCCGCCACCGTCACCATCTTCTGTTGATCgaccaccgccaccgccaccgccaccaccTCCTATTCTGTCTCAACCACCACCGCCTAGTCCAAATCCACCTTCTTCACCACCAAATTTTCGGCCACCACCTCCTAGGATAAACACCTCTTCTTCGCCATCTTTTTCTCCAAAACAACCCCCTAAGAAAAGTCCTCCTTCTCCGCCCTTATCTCCAACGCAGCCTCCTAAAACAAATCCCCCTTCATCTCCACCTATTTCTTCAACACCACCTCCTAAAACAAACCCTCCTTCTTCTGCACCTTTGTCTTCAGTACCACCTCCAAAAACAAATGTTTCTTCTTCACCATATATTTCTCCAGTTCAACCTCCTAATACAAACTCTTCTTCTCCACCCTTGTCTCCAATGCAGCCTCCTAGGACAATTCCTTCATCTCCACCTATTTCTCCATCACTATCACCAAAGATAAACCCTCCTTCCACTCCGCCTTTGTCACCAGTATCACCTCCAAAAACAAATGTTTCTTCTTCACCATTTATTTCTCCAGTACAACCTCCTAATACAAACTCTTCTTCTCCACCCTTGTCTTCAATGGAGCCCCCTAAGACAACTCCTCCATCATCTCCACCGATTTCTCCAACACTACCTCCTAAGATAAaccctccatcttctccactttTTTCTCCAATACCTCCTTCAAAAATAAATCCTCCTACTTCACCACCTATTTCTCTAGTAAATGACACATACCCTCCTTCTTCGCCACCCTTGTCTCCAATACAGCCTCCTAAGACAACTCCTCCATCATCTCCACCGATTTCTCCAATACTACCTCCTAAGATAAACCCTCCATCTTCTCCACCTTTGACTCTAATACCTCCTCCAGAAATAAATCCTCCTTCTTCACCACCTGCTTTTCCAGTATATCCTCCAAACGCATACCCTCCTTCTTCTCCACCCTTGTCTCCAACGCAGCCACCTAGGACAACTCCTCCATCATCTCCACCGATTTCTCCAATACTACCTCCTAAGATAAACCCTCCATCTTCTCCACCTTTGTCTCCAATACCTCCTCCAGAAATAAATCCTCCTTCTTCACCACCTGTTTCTCCAGTATATCCTCCAAACACATACCCTCCTTCTTCTCCACCCTTGTCTCCAATGCAGCCTCCTAGGACAACTCCTCCATCATCTCCACCGATTTCTCCAATACTACCTCCTAAGATAAACCCTCCATCTTCTCCACCTTTTTCTCCAATACCTCCTTCAGAAAGAAATCCTCCTTCTTCACCACCTGTTTCTCCAGTATATCCTCCAAACACATACCCTCCTTCTTCTCCACCCTTATCTCCGATGAAGCCTCCTAGGACAACTCCCCCATCATCTCCACCGATTTCTCCAATACTACCTCCTAAGATAAACCCTCCATCTTCTCCACCTTTTTCTCCAATACCTCCTCCAGAAATAAATCCTCCTTTTTTACCACCTGTTTCTCCAGTATATCCTCCAAACAGATACCCTCCTTCTTCTCCACCCTTGCCTCCAATGCAGCCTCCAAGGACAACACCTCCATCATCTCCACCGATTTCTCCAATACTACCTCCTAAGATAAACCCTCCATCTTCTCCACCTTTGTCTCCAATACCTCCTCCAGAAATAAATCCTCCTTCTTCACCACCTGTTTCTCCAATATATCCTCCAAACACAAACCCTCCTTCTTCTCCACCCTTGTCTCCGATGCAGCCTCCTAGGACGACTCCTCCATCATCTCCACCGATTTCTCCAATACTACCTCCTAAGATAAACCCTCCATCTTCTCCACCTTTGTCTCCAATACCTCCTCCAGAAATAAATCCTCCTTTTTCACCACCTGTTTCTCCAATATATCCTCCAAACACAAACCCTCCTTCTTCTCCACCCTTGTCTCCGATGCAGCCTCCTAGGACGACTCCTCCATCATCTCCACCGATTTCTCCAATACTACCTCCTAAGATAAACCCTCCATCTTCTCCACCTTTGTCTCCAATACCTCCTCCAGAAATAAATCCTCCTTCTTTACCACCTGTTTCTCCAGTATATCCTCCAAACGCATACCCTCCTTCTTCTCCACCTTTGTCTCCAATGCAGCCTCCTAGGACAACTCCTCCATCATCTCCACCGATTTCTCGAATACTACCTCCTAAGATAAACCCTCCATCTTCTCCACCTTTTTCTCCAATACCTCCTCCAGAAAGAAATCCTCCTTCTTCACCACCTGTTTCTCCAATATATCCTCCAAACACATACCCTCCTTCTTCTCCACCCTTATCCCCAATGAAGCCTCCTAGGACAACTCCCCCATCATCTCCACCGATTTCTCCAATCCTACCTCCTAAGATAAACCCTCCATCTTCTCCACCTTTGTCTCCAATACCTCCTCCAGAAATAAATCCTCCTTCTTCACCACCTGTTTCTCCAGTATATCCTCCAAACACATACCCTCCTTCTTCTCCACCCTTGCCTCCAATGCAGCCTCCAAGGACAACACCTCCATCATCTCCACCGATTTCTCCAATACTACCTCCTAAGATAAACCCTCCATCTTCTCCACCTTTTTCTCCAATACCTCCTCCAGAAAGAAATCCTCCTTCTTCACCACCTGTTTCTCCAATATATCCTCCAAACACAAACCCTCCTTCTCCACCCTTGTCTCCGATGCAGCCTCCTAGGACGACTCCTCCATTATCTCCACCGATTTCTCCAATACTACCTCCTAAGATAAACCCTCCATCTTCTCCACCTTTTTCTCCAATACCTCCTCCAGAAAGAAATTCTCCTTCTTCACCACCTGTTTCTCCAGTATATCCTCCAAACACATACCCTCCTTCTTCTCCACCTTTATCTCCGATGAAGCCTCCTAGGACAACTCCCCCATCATCTCCACCGATTTCTCCAATACTACCTCCTAAGATAAACCCTCCGTCTTCTCCACCTTTTTCTCCAATACCTCCTCCAGAAATAAATCCTCCTTCTTCACCACCTGTTTCTCCAGTATATCCTCCAAACACATACCCTCCTTCTTCTCCACCCTTGCCTCCAATGCAGCCTCCAAGGACAACACCTCCATCATCTCTACCGATTTCTCCAATACTACCTCCTAAGATAAACCCTCCATCTTCTCCACCTTTGTCTCCAATACCTCCTCCAGAAATAAATCCTCCTTCTTCACCACCTGTTTCTCCAGTATATCCTCCAAACACAAACCCTCCTTCTTCTCCACCCTTGTCTCCGATGCAGCCTCCTAGGACGACTCCTCCATCATCTCCACCGATTTCTCCAATACTACCTCCTAAGATAAACCCTCCATCTTCTCCACCTTTGTCCCCAATACCTCCTCCAGAGATAAATCCTCCTTCTTTACCACCTGTTTCTCCAGTATATCCTCCAAACGCATACCCTCCTTCTTCTCCACCCTTGTCTCCAATGCATCCTCCTAGGACAACTCATCCATCATATCCACCGATTTCTCCAATATTACCTCCTAAGATAAATCCTCCGTCTTCTCCACCTTTTTCTCCAATACCTCCTCCAGATATAAATCCTCCTTCTTTATCACCTGTTTCTCCAGTATATCCTCCAAACACATACCCTCCATCTTCTCCGCCTTTGTCTCCAGTACCACCTCCAAAAACAAATGTTTCTTCTTCACCATATATTTCTCCAGTACAACCTCCTAATACAAACTCTTCTTTTCCACCTTTGTCTCCAATGCAGCCTCCTAGGACAACTCCTCCATCATCTCCACCAATTTCTCCAATTCTACCTCCTAAGATTAACCCTCCATCTTCTCCACCCTTGTCTCCAATACCACCTCCTAAAATAAACCCTCCTTCTACTCCGCTTTTGTCTCCTCCTAAGACACAACCTCCTTCATCTCCACCAATTTCTCCAATATTACCACCTAAAACAAATCCTCCTTCTTCTCCATCTTTGTCTCCAACACCACCTCCAAAAGTAAATCCTCCTTCTTCACCTCCTAAAATAACTCCTCTTCCTCCTTCACTACCACCTCCGATTGTaactcctcctcctccaccaTCTCCGATTGtaactcttcctcctcctccacctCTGGTTGTAactccttcttctcctcctctacCTCCTCTACTACCGCCAATTAGCACTTTTCCTCCTCCACCACCTCCAATTTTAACTCAACCTACACCACCTCCGATTGTAATTATTTCTCCTCCTCTACCACCACCTCCTCATTTGACTCTACCTCCTCTGTCACCTCCAGTTTTAACTGAACCTTCACCACCTCCAATTGTAACTCCTCTTTCTCCTTCACCACCACCTCCAGTTGTAACTCAACCTCCACCACCTCCAATTGtaactcctcctcctctttcacCACCATCGCCACCTCCAATTAtaactcctcctccttcttcaccaCCACCTCCGATTGTAATTCCTCCTCTACCACCTCCGATTGTAACTCCTCCTCCTCTACCACCTCCAGTTTTAacacctcctccaccaccaccatcacctccGATTATAACTCCTCCTCTTTTTTCACCACCACCTCTGATTGTAATTCCTCCTCCACCACCTCCAGTTTtaacaccaccaccactaccactacCACCTCCTCCGATTAAAATTCCTCCTCCACCACCTCCGATTATAATTCTTCCTCCaccacctccaccaccaccacctgagTTGTCTCTACCTCCACCCCCACCAGCTCGAATTGaatctcctccaccaccacctaaAACTTGTTCCATAAATACCTTTAAGTTAGGCATCTGTTCGAAGTTGGTGAATCCTTATAGGAAATATGTATTTTCGAATCGAATCATTTCTCACTTATGCTGCAGCCAGTTTCACGGACTTGATAATTATGAGGCAGCTCTTTGCCTTTGCAAGTCAATTAAAAGCAAGTTATTAGGCATACCTTTTGTTGATACCCGGCTTTACCTAAAAATGGTGATGAGAACCTGTGGACTTAAGGTGCCTCGAAACTTCCGATGCACACGTTATTATTAA